The Legionellales bacterium genome includes a window with the following:
- a CDS encoding polysaccharide deacetylase family protein: MMTAGVSSVLLILMYHRISNTGIPNDVEKFSDHLRYLARHYPLISPGDPLHPRRLSVCLTFDDAYADFYHVVFPLLRELSIPAVLGVPVYYIVETTSQPSQSRLAISPQDAFNPSIYANAAPFCTWQELREMAGTEWVKVASHSFHHPTLTAQDVDLFQEINHSKYVLENQLNQTIDTFIYPYGQMNKLVHAEVKQQYRYIMRVGSALNYNWINKNNLLYRVDADHFWPMQKLWSLGDRAHYFFKFLFNQLRGK; the protein is encoded by the coding sequence ATGATGACTGCGGGCGTTTCAAGTGTGTTATTAATTTTAATGTATCATCGTATTTCCAATACTGGCATTCCCAATGACGTGGAAAAATTTTCCGATCATCTACGCTATTTAGCTCGGCATTATCCACTGATTTCTCCAGGCGATCCGCTGCATCCACGGCGATTATCAGTGTGTTTAACGTTTGACGATGCCTACGCTGATTTTTATCATGTGGTTTTCCCCTTATTACGAGAATTATCGATTCCAGCAGTGCTGGGCGTACCGGTATACTATATTGTGGAAACCACCTCACAGCCTAGTCAATCAAGATTAGCCATTTCTCCACAAGATGCTTTTAACCCCTCCATTTATGCTAACGCTGCACCCTTTTGTACATGGCAAGAATTACGAGAAATGGCTGGCACGGAGTGGGTAAAAGTCGCTTCGCATTCGTTTCATCATCCCACATTAACGGCACAGGATGTGGATTTATTTCAAGAAATTAATCACTCTAAATATGTGTTAGAAAATCAATTAAATCAAACCATCGATACCTTTATTTATCCCTATGGCCAAATGAATAAGTTGGTTCATGCTGAAGTTAAGCAGCAGTATCGCTATATTATGCGGGTAGGGTCAGCGTTAAATTATAATTGGATCAATAAAAATAATTTATTATATCGCGTTGATGCCGATCATTTTTGGCCAATGCAAAAACTTTGGAGCTTGGGCGATAGGGCACATTATTTTTTTAAATTTTTATTCAATCAGCTACGAGGAAAATAA
- a CDS encoding cation:proton antiporter, producing MTHDPIIFALFLIFAGAAVIATIVLYTRQSLLVAYMLLGAMLGPWGLNWFSDSMLVSQVGNVGIIFLLFLMGLSLKPSNLFKMLQKTTIITLISSLIFLFIGFLLSRLFGYTWNESLLVGAAMMFSSTIIGIKLLPTTILHHQHTGEVMISILLMQDIIAIIVLLILHGLESGGFHLVEFIKMLFALPLLLGIAFLGTRFFLLRLIRRFDRIQEYIFLISIAWCLSMGILADELGLSAEIGAFIAGVSLATNPVSIYIAESLKPLRDFFLIMFFFAIGASFNIHYFPQVIIPACVLAAAMLIAKPWVFRFLLIRVGEVQHIATEIAFRLGQLSEFSLLITYLALNTFSGKQLIASPAAYLIQAATIVTFIVSSYVVIFRYPTPIALSDKLRRD from the coding sequence ATGACTCACGACCCTATTATTTTTGCCCTATTTTTAATTTTTGCTGGCGCTGCGGTAATTGCAACAATCGTGCTCTACACTCGTCAATCTTTATTGGTCGCTTATATGTTATTGGGCGCTATGCTGGGTCCGTGGGGGTTAAACTGGTTTTCAGATTCAATGTTAGTGTCGCAAGTCGGCAATGTCGGAATTATATTTTTACTCTTTTTAATGGGACTCAGTTTAAAACCCAGTAATTTATTTAAAATGTTACAAAAAACCACGATAATTACTTTAATCAGCTCACTAATATTTTTATTTATAGGCTTTTTACTCAGCCGATTATTTGGCTACACCTGGAATGAATCGCTGCTAGTTGGCGCGGCGATGATGTTCTCCTCCACCATTATTGGGATTAAATTATTACCCACCACCATTTTGCATCACCAGCATACTGGGGAGGTGATGATCAGTATTTTACTAATGCAAGATATTATTGCCATCATCGTGTTATTGATTCTGCACGGTTTGGAGAGTGGAGGTTTTCATCTGGTTGAATTTATCAAAATGTTGTTTGCCTTACCCTTATTATTGGGAATTGCTTTTTTAGGAACCCGTTTTTTTTTATTACGCTTAATTCGTCGTTTCGATCGCATTCAAGAATATATTTTTTTAATTTCGATTGCTTGGTGCTTAAGTATGGGAATTTTAGCTGATGAGCTGGGTTTGTCGGCTGAAATTGGCGCTTTTATTGCAGGCGTTTCTTTAGCTACTAATCCGGTCTCTATTTATATTGCAGAAAGTTTGAAACCCTTACGCGATTTCTTTTTAATTATGTTTTTCTTTGCCATTGGGGCAAGTTTTAATATTCATTATTTTCCACAAGTGATAATTCCCGCGTGTGTGTTGGCAGCCGCGATGCTAATTGCTAAACCCTGGGTATTTCGTTTTTTATTAATTCGTGTCGGAGAAGTGCAACACATTGCCACAGAAATTGCTTTTCGCTTAGGACAGTTGAGTGAATTTTCATTATTGATTACCTACTTGGCATTAAATACTTTTTCAGGAAAACAGTTAATTGCATCACCTGCGGCCTATTTAATTCAGGCCGCCACCATAGTAACCTTTATTGTATCTTCGTACGTGGTGATTTTTCGTTATCCAACGCCCATTGCTTTATCCGATAAATTACGGCGAGATTAA
- the ampD gene encoding 1,6-anhydro-N-acetylmuramyl-L-alanine amidase AmpD codes for MKIQQHYFTAMPFIPSPNFNERPANTTIDLIVIHAISLPPDQFGGNFIEAFFLNQLNTTLHPYFQTLSGIQVSAHVVIYRDGTCQQFVPLDKRAWHAGQSSFAGRENCNDFSIGIELEGSDQQPYTAIQYTQLQAVVNCLLANYPAITHDRIVGHCDIAPNRKTDPGPHFDWERFKNGLSKT; via the coding sequence ATGAAAATTCAACAGCATTATTTTACTGCCATGCCCTTTATTCCTTCACCGAATTTTAACGAGCGCCCAGCCAATACCACTATCGATCTAATTGTTATTCACGCGATTTCTTTGCCGCCCGATCAATTTGGCGGTAATTTTATTGAAGCCTTTTTCTTAAATCAATTAAACACCACATTACATCCTTATTTTCAAACGCTCAGCGGAATACAAGTCTCAGCGCATGTGGTGATCTATCGCGATGGCACATGTCAACAATTTGTACCTTTGGATAAACGTGCCTGGCATGCGGGTCAATCAAGTTTTGCCGGTAGAGAAAATTGTAATGATTTTTCGATTGGCATTGAGCTTGAAGGCAGTGATCAGCAACCTTATACCGCTATACAATATACGCAATTGCAAGCCGTGGTTAATTGTTTACTTGCGAATTATCCGGCGATTACGCATGATAGGATTGTGGGGCATTGCGATATTGCACCAAATCGTAAAACCGACCCAGGTCCTCATTTCGATTGGGAACGTTTTAAAAATGGTTTATCAAAAACCTAA
- the ampE gene encoding regulatory signaling modulator protein AmpE: protein MFTLFVVIITLMFEYAVGFNPQFRCYFWFESYLNLLQPWVKRISKWREWSGYIAFMLPILLLTLFFNWLFCEWIWGLVGLLFNIAILIYCLGPRDLLLQFGLYKEAYERGDNVAANQHLQTMIEAPINADELTANRELSHHLFIQANQRIFAVLFWYSILGVVGAVLYRFTVIFKNIAQRESSDYGLYAAVTQCVQTLMDFIPARLVGLAYACAGDFVRGFNAWREFAWGNLHSSYELLKACGIGAIAASKRAKSGLAENVAAIELIQRSIWLWVIVYALIIFFGWLL, encoded by the coding sequence ATGTTTACATTATTTGTTGTCATTATAACATTGATGTTTGAATATGCCGTGGGATTTAATCCCCAATTTCGCTGTTATTTTTGGTTTGAGAGTTATTTAAATTTATTGCAACCTTGGGTTAAGCGAATTTCTAAATGGCGCGAATGGTCGGGTTACATTGCCTTTATGCTGCCTATTTTACTGCTCACCTTATTTTTTAATTGGCTTTTTTGTGAATGGATTTGGGGTTTGGTCGGATTATTATTTAATATTGCCATTTTAATTTATTGTCTTGGGCCTCGCGATTTATTACTACAATTTGGCTTATATAAAGAAGCCTATGAACGTGGCGATAACGTTGCTGCCAATCAACATTTACAAACGATGATCGAAGCACCAATTAACGCAGATGAATTAACTGCCAACCGCGAATTATCTCATCATTTATTCATACAAGCGAATCAACGAATTTTTGCCGTATTATTTTGGTATAGCATTTTAGGGGTAGTAGGTGCAGTACTCTATCGTTTTACCGTGATTTTTAAAAATATTGCTCAGCGCGAAAGTAGTGATTACGGTTTATATGCAGCTGTCACTCAATGCGTGCAAACGTTAATGGATTTTATCCCCGCCCGCTTAGTAGGACTTGCCTACGCTTGCGCAGGCGATTTTGTGCGCGGCTTTAATGCCTGGCGCGAATTTGCATGGGGTAATTTGCACAGCAGCTACGAATTATTAAAAGCCTGTGGTATCGGTGCAATTGCCGCGTCTAAACGCGCCAAATCGGGATTGGCTGAAAATGTTGCTGCGATTGAATTAATACAACGCAGTATTTGGTTGTGGGTGATTGTTTACGCTTTAATTATATTTTTTGGATGGTTACTCTAA
- a CDS encoding cobalamin-binding protein, with protein sequence MVTLIINNFINNLFKLIIAGIIFILNPVYANIIVRDDVGNIVTIAKPATRIVSLAPHLTEMIYALKAGQQLIAVSTYSNFPPAAQKLPVIGSDHGLDLERILALHPDLILAWHSGNPRDEIQQLKKMGIAVYENNPQQLNEIAHTLQNLGKLTGHESLANTLTKQFNQQLSDLKKMYHSSHPLRVFFEIWHQPLITIGHPHYINQAIELCGGKNIFADESLATFQTTPEAVLARNPQIIIASSDDPNWQKTWRLFTTMAAVKHHHLFTLNADLIERPGPRLIQGIKQLCAMVSDASREG encoded by the coding sequence ATGGTTACTCTAATTATAAATAATTTTATAAATAATTTATTCAAGCTGATTATCGCAGGGATTATTTTTATTTTAAACCCAGTTTATGCCAACATTATCGTCCGCGATGATGTTGGTAATATTGTTACTATCGCAAAACCTGCCACTCGCATCGTGAGTCTTGCTCCGCATTTAACAGAAATGATTTATGCGCTCAAGGCAGGTCAACAATTAATTGCGGTGAGTACTTACAGCAATTTTCCCCCGGCCGCGCAAAAACTTCCGGTGATTGGCAGCGATCACGGTTTAGATTTAGAACGCATTCTCGCCCTACATCCCGATTTAATTTTAGCTTGGCATTCCGGCAATCCGCGCGATGAAATTCAACAATTAAAAAAAATGGGGATCGCTGTTTATGAAAATAATCCACAACAATTAAATGAAATTGCTCATACCTTGCAAAACCTGGGCAAATTAACCGGACATGAGAGCTTGGCCAATACCTTGACAAAACAATTTAATCAGCAGCTAAGCGATTTAAAAAAAATGTATCACTCATCTCATCCGCTGCGCGTATTTTTTGAAATTTGGCATCAACCTTTAATCACGATAGGTCATCCACATTATATTAATCAAGCGATTGAATTATGCGGAGGAAAAAATATTTTTGCAGACGAATCTCTTGCCACCTTTCAAACTACACCAGAAGCGGTATTGGCACGCAATCCACAAATTATTATTGCAAGCTCAGACGATCCCAATTGGCAAAAAACCTGGCGTTTATTTACAACGATGGCAGCGGTCAAACACCACCACTTATTTACCCTCAATGCCGATTTAATCGAACGCCCAGGCCCTCGTTTGATTCAGGGGATTAAACAACTCTGCGCGATGGTGAGTGATGCTTCGAGAGAGGGGTAG